From Candidatus Eremiobacterota bacterium, one genomic window encodes:
- a CDS encoding HAD hydrolase-like protein, with translation MILHIWTAQDQKNQNDRLNEVVERIRAKTESNVSTLAIFDLDGTLLDNRPRTIFILREISEKFEERLPQLVEAFDRFYELSAIEYSIEETLKKFNIRDENEITFIKSEWEKRFFTDEYQKFDIPLPGAKSYVNRIYDAGATVIYLTGRDVGRMLVGTTDSLRLFGFPVGVVGTMTIVKKEFAEKDEVFKKDVVTYLKRLGKVEAVFENEPVNSNILRREFPEASSFLVLTQHRPDAPQLEQGIHAIRDFRIRQ, from the coding sequence ATGATTCTCCACATATGGACCGCCCAGGACCAGAAAAACCAGAACGACCGCCTCAACGAGGTGGTAGAGCGCATCAGAGCCAAAACCGAGAGCAATGTCTCAACGCTTGCCATTTTTGATCTTGACGGCACCCTGCTGGACAACAGGCCGCGGACCATCTTCATCCTCCGCGAGATATCGGAAAAATTCGAAGAGCGGCTCCCCCAGCTCGTCGAGGCCTTTGACCGCTTTTACGAGCTCTCGGCGATTGAATACTCCATCGAGGAGACGCTGAAAAAGTTCAATATCAGGGACGAAAACGAGATAACCTTCATTAAGAGCGAGTGGGAAAAGCGTTTTTTCACCGATGAGTACCAGAAGTTCGACATCCCCCTCCCCGGCGCGAAATCTTACGTGAACCGCATCTATGATGCAGGGGCCACGGTAATCTACCTCACGGGGAGAGATGTGGGGAGAATGCTTGTAGGCACGACGGACAGCCTGCGCCTCTTCGGCTTCCCCGTGGGCGTCGTGGGGACCATGACCATCGTGAAAAAGGAATTCGCGGAGAAGGACGAGGTCTTTAAAAAGGATGTGGTCACGTACCTGAAGAGACTCGGGAAGGTGGAGGCTGTCTTTGAAAACGAGCCTGTGAACAGCAACATCCTCCGCCGCGAGTTTCCCGAAGCCTCTTCATTCCTGGTGCTCACGCAGCACCGTCCCGATGCCCCGCAGCTTGAG